TCCCAGAACAAACGATGCAGCATCGTCTCGCGGTCGGTGCTCAGCATTTCGTCGCGCTTGAGCGTGTTGCCGAGTTGGCAGACGCGATTCCACGTGTCTTCATCCTCTTCCGGCGCGTGCTCGGCGCCGCTGCCGGCCGTGCCCCCATGTCCCGGCAGCTTTTGCAGCAGTATGCCGACAGCATGGGTTTCGTCCGACGCCAGCCACAGACGTGTATCGAGCTGTTCCGAGTGATGCATGTAGTGCTCCAGGACCGACGCCATGTCGGGCAGTGGACCATGCTCGTCCGACAGCGGCACCACGCCCTGATAGGGCTGCTGACCCGGTTGCTTGACACGGGGATCGAGCGTGATGGCGAAATGCGCACGGCCATTGACGTTGACCAGCGACTTAAGCGTGCTGTCGTCGGCAATCTCGCCACTGTACTTGGCCGTTGCACGCATCGTGAGGTCGGCGTTGCATTCGACGACGGCCATGGTGACGGGGCCGTCGCCATGCAGTTGCAGAACGAGCGCGCCGTCGAACTTGACGTTTGCGGTGAGGAGGGCGGCGGCCGCCATCATTTCACCGAGCAGATGGCGCACGGGTGCCGGATAGTCATGACGCTCCAGCACGGCGCGCCAGGTGGCGTCGAGGCTGACGTACTCACCGCGCACGGGCGCGGCGTCGAACATGAATTTCTGAAGTTGGTCGGACACGGTCGAATTCCTGAAAAATGCGGCAACGGCGGTCGGTGCGGCCGGCCCGGCAAGACGAAGCGGCGCTGGCGGGCTGAACGGCGAAGGGGCGGAAACGCGGAAATGCGAAAGCGCGAGCAAGCGAGCGAGCCGAGCTTGAAAGCTGTACGCCGTGCGCACAAATCGTCGGCCATTCGTTCGTTTCTGCGAGTCCTGCCCTACACACGAGCCGAGGTTTGGCGCGTCAATGCAGCACTATCTGGGGGCGCGCGCCGCATTTTCAACACGTCGGCGGCACCGCGCGCACTGTACCCGCACCGCTTGCGCGCGCGCCGCCGGCCGTGCGTTAGCCGATGCGCACCAACTGTTCCTTGAACACCTTCCGGCGTGTGGCATAAATGGCGGCGTTACGCTTGAGGTTGGCGACTTCCTCATCCGTCAGTTCGCGCACGACCTTGGCCGGCGCGCCAAGGATCAGCGAACGGTCCGGAAACGTCTTGCGCTCCGTCACCAGCGCGCCCGCGCCCACCAGGCTGTCACGTCCGATGACGGCGCCATTGAGCAGTACGGCCTGAATGCCGATCAGCGAGTTTTCGCCGACCGTGCAGCCATGCAGCATGGCCTGGTGGCCGACGCTCACGCCACCGGCCAGCGTAAGCGGATAGCCCGGGTCGGCGTGCAACACCGCGCCCTCCTGCACATTGGTGCCCGTGCCGATACGGATCGGCTCGTTGTCGCCGCGAATCGCCACCCCCGGCCACACACTGCTGTTCTCGGCGAGTATCACCTCACCGATGATGGTGGCGGTGTCGGCCACGAAAGCACTCTCGTGGATCTGCGGGGTCTTGTCTCCAAGTTTATAGATCGGCATGGCGGCTTCGGTTCGCGGTTAAAATCGACGAAACCGTTATTGTAACGTCATGGTCGATTCCACTACCGCCCTCGGCGCCCACACCGCAGGCAATGTCCCGAACGCCGTCCGAAATTCGGGCGCCGACGCCGGTGCCGGCGTACCCCCTCAAGCCACACAGGCAAACCCGTTCCCTGCTTGCGCCCGCGAGCGCGCGCGCGAACTCCTGCGAATTTGCGATCCGTACGAGAAGGCAGCGGGTGTCTCGGCGCTGCGCGACTGCGTGCGCAAGGGCGGTGCGTACTGGTATCCCGAGCGCCGGTTCGTGTTGACGGGCGCAGCGCACGGGACGGACGAAGCGCGCGGGCAGGGCGATGCGAACGCGTTCGAAGCAGGCATTCCCGGACGTCCGGCGGCGCCTGTGCTGGTATCGCCGCGCGAACTGAAGCAGCGGGCGGTGACGACGACCGAGGGCCGGGCCGCCTTGCTGCACGCGCTCACGCACATCGAATTCAATGCCATCAATCTCGCGCTCGACGCGTTGTGGCGTTTCGACGGCCTGCCGGTCGCATATTACGACGACTGGCTCCAGGTCGCGGCCGAAGAGGCCTATCACTTTTCCTTGCTGGCAGCGCACCTGAAGACGCTGGGCGACGACTATGCCTACGGCTGCTTTCCTGCCCATGACGGCCTGTGGGACATGGCGCGGCGCACGTCCGGCGACTGGCTGGCGCGTCTTGCCTTGGTGCCGCGTACGCTGGAGGCGCGTGGACTCGACGCCAGTCCGCCCATCAGGGCGAAACTCGCCAGCGCGGGCGACAAGGACGGGGCGGCGATTCTCGACATTATCCTGCGCGACGAAATCGGTCATGTGGCCATCGGTAATCGATGGTACCGGTGGGGTTGCGAGCGTCTCGGTGTCGAGCCTGTGGCGACCTACGCGCGTCTGGCCGCACAGTACGGCGCGCCGCGACTGCGCGGGCCGTTCAATCTGGCGGCGCGTCGCGCCGCAGGCTTCGATGACGACGAACTCGCCGCGCTTCAGGCGGGCGAGTGACGGGATGAGAAGCGGCCAATGAGCGAGCAATAAGCGGGCAATAAGCGAGGAAGAAGCGAGGAAGAAGCAGGGAAGAAGCGGGCAAGCCGAAATGTCGTGGCGATAGTGTTCGAATTCGCCGCACCGGTTTTTGACGACGCTTCCGGCGCATGCGCGCGGGCCGATATACTCGACGTTCCTCAACCGTTCAGAACTTCATCGTCTGCCGGCATCATGATCGATTCCCGATCCGAGTTTCTGACAGTGCGCGGCCTGCGCCATCACGTTCGCCAATGGGGCACCCCCGGCGCGCCCAAGCTTTTTGCACTGCACGGGTGGATGGACGTGTCGGCGTCGTTCCAGTTCGTCGCTCAAACGCTCGCGCAGCGCTGGCATGTGCTGGCCCCCGACTGGCGGGGCTTTGGCCTCACCGACTGGCCTGTCGCCGACGGCC
This is a stretch of genomic DNA from Pandoraea faecigallinarum. It encodes these proteins:
- the hslO gene encoding Hsp33 family molecular chaperone HslO translates to MSDQLQKFMFDAAPVRGEYVSLDATWRAVLERHDYPAPVRHLLGEMMAAAALLTANVKFDGALVLQLHGDGPVTMAVVECNADLTMRATAKYSGEIADDSTLKSLVNVNGRAHFAITLDPRVKQPGQQPYQGVVPLSDEHGPLPDMASVLEHYMHHSEQLDTRLWLASDETHAVGILLQKLPGHGGTAGSGAEHAPEEDEDTWNRVCQLGNTLKRDEMLSTDRETMLHRLFWEETVRVFDPQPTAFRCTCSRERVANMLRTLGEAEVMSVFDERPNVEVACEFCRQTYQFDKVDAAQLFTEPPHAAPAGQH
- a CDS encoding gamma carbonic anhydrase family protein, whose protein sequence is MPIYKLGDKTPQIHESAFVADTATIIGEVILAENSSVWPGVAIRGDNEPIRIGTGTNVQEGAVLHADPGYPLTLAGGVSVGHQAMLHGCTVGENSLIGIQAVLLNGAVIGRDSLVGAGALVTERKTFPDRSLILGAPAKVVRELTDEEVANLKRNAAIYATRRKVFKEQLVRIG
- a CDS encoding ferritin-like domain-containing protein; its protein translation is MVDSTTALGAHTAGNVPNAVRNSGADAGAGVPPQATQANPFPACARERARELLRICDPYEKAAGVSALRDCVRKGGAYWYPERRFVLTGAAHGTDEARGQGDANAFEAGIPGRPAAPVLVSPRELKQRAVTTTEGRAALLHALTHIEFNAINLALDALWRFDGLPVAYYDDWLQVAAEEAYHFSLLAAHLKTLGDDYAYGCFPAHDGLWDMARRTSGDWLARLALVPRTLEARGLDASPPIRAKLASAGDKDGAAILDIILRDEIGHVAIGNRWYRWGCERLGVEPVATYARLAAQYGAPRLRGPFNLAARRAAGFDDDELAALQAGE